A genomic window from Micromonospora violae includes:
- a CDS encoding phosphoribosyltransferase family protein: MPAELTERLAALFQWIDPGPGTSHLVSDISGWWRDPTVLAELGPALVAPYRAARPTVVLAPAVTGLLLGPLAATALGVGFVAAHKPGDGRLPAGPLTWAQSPPDYRGRRVDLAVRDRHLGPDDRVLVVDDWVRTGAQLHALYDICAARGAEVLGTAVVAVDCPPDVATDLRITGLIDAADLPT, encoded by the coding sequence ATGCCCGCTGAGCTGACCGAACGCCTGGCCGCCCTGTTCCAGTGGATCGACCCCGGCCCGGGCACCAGTCACCTGGTCAGCGACATCTCCGGTTGGTGGCGGGACCCGACGGTGCTGGCCGAACTGGGGCCGGCCCTGGTGGCGCCGTACCGGGCCGCCCGGCCCACGGTGGTGCTCGCGCCCGCCGTCACCGGGCTGCTGCTCGGGCCGTTGGCCGCCACCGCCCTCGGGGTCGGCTTCGTGGCCGCCCACAAACCCGGCGACGGGCGACTGCCGGCCGGGCCGCTGACCTGGGCGCAGAGCCCACCCGACTACCGGGGCCGACGGGTCGACCTCGCCGTACGCGACCGGCACCTCGGCCCCGACGACCGGGTGCTGGTGGTCGACGACTGGGTGCGTACCGGCGCGCAGCTACACGCCCTCTACGACATCTGCGCCGCGCGGGGCGCCGAGGTGCTGGGCACCGCCGTGGTGGCCGTGGACTGCCCGCCCGACGTCGCCACCGACCTACGGATCACCGGCCTGATCGACGCGGCGGATCTGCCGACTTGA